One window of Watersipora subatra chromosome 3, tzWatSuba1.1, whole genome shotgun sequence genomic DNA carries:
- the LOC137390524 gene encoding S-phase kinase-associated protein 1-like: MNIRSCDDRILTISMEAAKLSTVLKEAFSMFPDERNCEDIPIPLSSCILKRVIAWCEEHKNDPKPEKEKWEAFNRRTDDMSAFDVDFLTLPKQDLADLINKLGNNLLSRFPLLILFPCLQEAVV, from the exons ATGAACATAAGGAGTTGTGATGACAGGATtcttactatatctatggaagCAGCTAAACTGTCAACTGTGTTAAAGGAAGCTTTTAGCATGTTCCCTGACGAGCGGAACTGTGAAGACATTCCTATTCCTCTATCTTCTTGCATACTGAAAAGAGTGATTGCCTGGTGTGAAGAGCACAAG AATGATCCTAAACCTGAAAAAGAAAAATGGGAAGCTTTTAATAGGCGTACTGACGACATGTCTGCATTTGATGTCGATTTTCTGACTTTGCCCAAGCAAGACCTTGCTGACCTGATAAAC AAGTTAGGAAATAACCTTCTTTCGAGGTTTCCACTTCTCATTCTCTTTCCTTGTCTACAAGAGGCAGTCGTTTAA
- the LOC137389544 gene encoding S-phase kinase-associated protein 1, with protein MPNIKLQSLDGEVFEVDVEIAKQSVTIKNMLEDLGTNDDDDDPVPLPNVNAAILKKVIQWCTYHKDDPPPPEDDENKEKRTDDISSWDVEFLKVDQGTLFELILAANYLDIKGLLDVTCKTVANMIKGKTPDEIRKTFNIKNDFTAAEEEQVRKENEWCEEK; from the exons ATGCCGAACATAAAGCTGCAGAGTTTAGATGGAGAGGTGTTTGAGGTGGATGTCGAGATAGCGAAGCAATCGGTAACGATAAAGAACATGCTggaagatcttggaacaaaTGATGACGATGATGATCCCGTGCCACTGCCTAATGTGAATGCTGCTATCCTCAAGAAAGTCATTCAGTGGTGTACCTATCACAAG GATGATCCACCTCCCCCTGAGGATGATGAAAACAAGGAAAAACGCACTGATGATATCAGCTCCTGGGATGTTGAGTTTTTAAAGGTGGATCAAGGAACGCTGTTTGAGCTTATTCTG GCAGCCAACTATTTAGACATAAAGGGTCTCTTGGATGTCACTTGCAAGACTGTGGCCAACATGATCAAAGGAAAGACCCCAGATGAAATCCGAAAGACATTCAACATTAAAAATGATTTCACGGCAGCTGAGGAGGAGCAG GTGCGCAAGGAGAATGAGTGGTGTGAGGAGAAGTAA